The genomic window AGTAGGCGCCGCACCACCTTGGCGGGCAACTCATCAAAAAGCCGCACCCGATCATCGGGTGACATTTCTTCCACCAGCTCCAGCACCTCGCCGGAGCGCAGCCGCTCCAGCAAGGTCTGCTGTACCGCTGCATCGAGGTATTCGTAGACCTCGATGGCTTCGTCCTTTGGCAACAGCCGAAAGGCCAGGGCCTGCAGGGTGCGCGGCAAGCTGCCGATCGCTTCTGCCGCATCAACCTCCTGCACGGGGCCGAGCAGCAACTTGGCGCCGTCGTAGTTACCGGCCTCAAGCAGGCTTTCCAGCTGTTGGGCGACCACCTCGGCCACCTGAATCCCGTTGGCTTCGCTCATGGGCACCGCGACGCCGCAATTATGAGTTTATGGGTCGCAGCTGCCCTCGGCTCGCTATGGTCCGCCCACTTGATGACACCCGCACCAATGGCTATCTCCGTGAGCAATGTGGCCGTGCGCGACGCCAAAGGCGACGAGCGCATTTTGGGCGAATGGGCCGGCAAGGTGCTGCTGATCGTGAACGTAGCCAGCCGCTGCGGCTTCACCCGCCAATACGCAGGCCTGCAGGCGCTTCAGGAGAGCTACGGCCCCCAGGGCCTGGCGGTGCTCGGCTTCCCCTGCAACGATTTCGGCGCCCAAGAGCCCGGCACGCTGCCAGAGATTCAGCAGTTCTGCTCCAGCACCTACGGCGCTGATTTTGAGTTGCTCGACAAGGTGGTAATGGCCGAAGAGCCCTACACCACCCTCAGCCAAAGCGAGCCCGCTGGCCCCGTGGCCTGGAACTTCGAGAAGTTTCTAGTGGGCAAGGATGGCACCGTGTTGGGCCGCTACAAGAGCAATGTGGAGCCCGATTCAGCTGAGCTGAAGGGCGCCATCGAAGCTGCCCTGGCCGCCTGAGCGGCGGACTCAACCCGCCGGCACCCAGCCACGGCGATCAGCGACCTCCACCTGCAACCAGCGCTGGCCGGAGCTGCCCCGCCAGCTGCGCAGCACCCGCAGGGGCTCACCTGGCCCAAGTTGCTGCAGGGCAGGTGCCCGTTGTTCAGGAGCGACCCGCAAAGCCACAGCACGAGTAGAAATCAAGGGATCGCTGGCGCTACGCCGCCGCACCTCATGGGGCCTCCGATCAGCCCCTCCGGCGGGCAAACCCACGGGGGTGATCAGGGCGAAACCAAGCAGGGCCGCCCAGCGCCAAGCTGCAGACGACTGCGTCATGCGGGTGCCCGCCATCAAATGTCGAGCTGAGCTAGATCGAGGGTGGCGCTATGAGCCTCGATGAATTCCCGGCGCGGGGCAACTTTGTCGCCCATCAGGATTGTGAAGATGCGATCGGCTTCGAGAGCATCTTCAATCTCGACTCGCTTCATCATGCGAGTGGTGGGATCCATGGTGGTTTCCCATAACTGCTTGGGCATCATTTCACCCAAGCCCTTGAAACGCTGGATCGTGTAATTCGCCTTTTCACCAAATGATGCGATCGTTGTCTTGAGATCGTCTTCGTTGTAGCAGTAAGTGTGGTTTTTGCCGCGCTCCACTTTATAGAGAGGTGGGCAGGCGATGTAGATGTAGCCGCCTTCAACTAGGGCCCGCTGATAACGGAAGAAGAAGGTGAGGATCAGGGTACGGATGTGGGCGCCGTCGACGTCGGCGTCGGTCATGATCACGATACGGTGGTAGCGCAGATTTTTCTCGTCAAATTCTTCGCCCTTGATCCCCAGGCCTAATCCTGTAATCAGCGCCTGAATCTCGGTATTTTTATAGATCTTGGCGTCGTCTGTTTTCTCGATATTGAGAATTTTGCCCCGCAATGGCAGGATCGCTTGGAAGCGACGGTCGCGCCCCTGCTTAGCAGAGCCACCAGCTGAATCCCCCTCCACGATGTAGATCTCAGACTCGGCCGGGTCGCGGGAGGAGCAATCTGCCAACTTGCCAGGCAGGGTGGAGCTCTCGAGCACACTCTTGCGGCGCACCAGCTCGCGAGCGCGGCGAGCAGCCTCAGCAGCATTAAAGGCCTGAATCGCCTTCTCGAGGATCAGATCGATCACCGAGGGATTGAATTCAAGATATTCGCTGAGGGCTTCACCCACAAGGGTGTCAACAATGCCGCGAACTTCCGTATTGCCCAGCTTGGTTTTGGTCTGACCCTCAAATTCCGGGTCGGGCACCTTCACCGAAAGCACCGCGGTGAGGCCCTCGCGGATGTTTTCGCCAGCCAGATTGGTATCGGCATCCTTGCGTTTGCCGCGCTTTTTGGCAAAGGTGTTGAGGGTGCGGGTAAGCACAGTTTTGAGGCCCTCGATGTGGGTGCCACCATCGACGGTGCGGATGTTGTTGGCAAAGCCAAGAATGCTGTCTGAGTAGGCATCCACGCACCACTGCAGTGCCGCTTCCACCTGTACGCCGTCCTTTTCGCGGTTGACGTAGATGATTTCGGGGTGGAGAGGATCCTTCTCCTTATTCATATAGGCGACATATTCCTTGATGCCGCCTTCGTAGAAATAGATCTCTTCGTGAGCTTCGCCAGCGGCATTGCGGGCCGCGGCGCGGTCGTCACGGAAGACGATCCGCACCCCACCATTGAGGTAGGCCAGCTCGCGCAAACGCGAAGAGAGAGTTTGGTAGTCGAACTCAATGCCGGTCGAGAAAATCTCGATATCGGGCTTGAAGCACACCGATGTTCCGGTGCGGCCCTTCTCACCAGCGGCTGATTGCAGGATGCCGATCGGAGCACCGCGTTCAAAGCGCTGGGTGTGCACCTGGTCTTGGCGGTAAACCGTGACCTCCACCCACTCTGAGAGGGCATTGACCACCGAAACACCAACGCCGTGCAGGCCGCCAGAAACCTTGTAGCCACCGGAACCAAACTTGCCGCCGGCGTGCAACACCGTGAGCACGGTTTCAAGGGCGCTCTTACCGGTGCGCGGGTGGATATCTGTGGGGATGCCGCGGCCGTTGTCGGTGACGGCGCAAGAGCCGTCGTCGTTGAGCACCGCCAGAATCTGGTCGCAATGGCCGGCTAGGGCCTCATCCACTGCGTTGTCGACCACCTCGTACACCAAATGGTGCAGGCCTCGGGGGCCGGTGGAGCCGATGTACATGCCAGGCCGTTTGCGAACCGGCTCCAGGCCCTCCAGAACCTGGATCTGCTCGGCGCCATAGGCGGCCTGAATTTTTGTGGAAGCTTGGCTTTCAGCGCTCATGCAGGAAGGTCTCCCCAGGGATTCGGCACAGGACGGCGAAATCCCGGGGCAAGTAAGGCGCAAACGAGCCCAAAAGCCCTTTTGCAATAAGCAATTTACCACCGCCAACCCGGGCTGACACCCCCTGGCAAGGTGGACCCATGAGCCCAACTGAGTCCGCAGGCCAACCGCTCGTCATCGTCTTGATGGGTCCAACGGCCAGCGGTAAAACAGACCTGGCGATCGCCCTGGCTCAGACCCTGGATCTAGCGGTGCTCAACGTGGATTCGCGCCAGCTCTACCGCCAGATGGACGTGGGCACCGCCAAGCCCACGGCCGCCCAGCGGGGGCAGGCGCGCCACGAGTTGCTGGATCTGCGCGATCCCGACCAGCCGATGAACCTGCAGGAGTTTCGGGCCATCGCCGAGGACCAGCTCAAGGCCGAACTTGCCCGCAAGCCCCTGGCCCTGCTGGCTGGCGGCAGCGGCCTCTACCTTCAGGCCCTCACCCAGGGGCTGGAGCCCCCAGCGGTGCCACCCCAACCCCAGCTGCGCGCCCAGCTGGCAGCCCTCGGCCAGCCCCTCTGCCACCAGCTGCTGCGCCAGGGCGATCCGGTGGCCGCCGCCCGCATCGCCCCCGCCGATGCCGTGCGCACCCAAAGGGCCATGGAGGTGCTCTATGCCACAGGGCGGCCCCTCTCCAGCCAGCAGGGGGCCACGCCGCCGCCCTGGCGGGTGCTGGAGCTGGGCCTAAACCCCACCGACCTAACAGCCCGCATTGCCAGCCGTACCCGGGGCCTATTTGCTGCGGGGCTGGTAGCTGAAACCGAAGCGCTGATCAAGCGCTACGGGGCTGGGCTGCCCCTGCTCAACACCATCGGCTATGGCGAAGCGAGGCGGCAGCTGGCCGGCGAGCTCAGCGAAACTGAATCGATCGCCCTTTGCGAGCAGCGCACCCGCCAATTCGCCAAACGGCAACGCACCTGGTTTAGGCGGCGCCATGCGCCGATCTGGCTGGAAGAGCGCAGCACCGAGGGGCAGTTGGCCCAGGCGTTGCAAGTGGTCGAGCGCGGACTAGGGTGAAGCGTTAGCGATTTCGCGATCCTTCACACCCCTGAATGCCTCCACGTCCCCGTTTTGACCGCCGTGCTCCCGTGCGGGAGCTGCCCAACATCAACGACCGCATCAGCTACCCCAACCTGCGGGTGGTGGATGCCGATGGCAGTCAACTGGGGGTGATCACCCGCGAGGAGGCCCTTGAAGTGGCCAAGGACCGCGAGCTCGATCTGGTGTTGGTGAGCGAGAAGGCCGATCCGCCGGTGTGCCGGATCATGGATTACGGCAAATACAAGTTTGAACAGGAAAAGAAGGCCAAAGAAGCCAAGAAGAAGTCGCATCAGACGGAAGTAAAAGAGGTGAAGATGCGCTACAAGATCGACTCGCACGACTATCAAGTGCGGATCGGTCAGGCGCAGCGCTTCCTTAAGGACGGCGACAAGGTGAAGTGCACCGTGATCTTCCGCGGCCGCGAAATCCAGCACACAGCCCTGGCTGAAGTGCTGCTTTACCGCATGGCCAAGGACCTCGAGGACAACGCCGAGATCCAGCAGCCCCCCAAGCGGGAAGGCCGCAACATGATCATGTTCCTGAGCCCCCGCAAGGCCGCCGCTCCAAAGGGCAACAGCAAGGCCGCCGCCGCAGCCGAAACAGCCAGCTAAACCTGCGGGCAGAAAAAGCGGAAGCGCTGGGGCATTGAGCTTGTGTCCAGAGTTTTGTACAGCCCGTACAGAATTCAGGAACTTTTCTTACGCACACCACTCAAACCAGCCAGAGCAGCCGCACTCTCCCAACCGGCACACGCGCGTATGCCAACAGGGGGATTGTCCCCAGGGCCAAGCCTCTTTATGGTGGCCACCAGCCCAATTGGCCCAACCCCGGCGTGCGATTCCACATTCAGCAGGAAAGCGACATCCCGGCGTCGACGCAGCTCTACAACCAGATCTGCTTCGCCATTGCGGCCCGCCACTACCCGCCGGGGCACCGATTGCCCAGCACCAGGCAGCTGGCGATGCAAACAGGCCTGCACCGCAACACGATCAGCAAGGTGTATCGCCAGCTGGAAACCGACGGCGTTGTTGAGGCGATGGCTGGGTCGGGCATCTATGTGCGCGACCAGCAAAAGCCGCGGGAAATCAAGCCGCCGCCGGGCCCCAGGGGCAGGCCTCTGCCGGACATCGACCGTCAGGTGCGCCAAAGCGTCGATGGCCTGCTCAATGCCGGCTGCACCCTGCAGCAGGGCCGCGACCTACTCACTCGC from Cyanobium sp. Tous-M-B4 includes these protein-coding regions:
- a CDS encoding glutathione peroxidase; translation: MAISVSNVAVRDAKGDERILGEWAGKVLLIVNVASRCGFTRQYAGLQALQESYGPQGLAVLGFPCNDFGAQEPGTLPEIQQFCSSTYGADFELLDKVVMAEEPYTTLSQSEPAGPVAWNFEKFLVGKDGTVLGRYKSNVEPDSAELKGAIEAALAA
- a CDS encoding SH3 domain-containing protein; its protein translation is MTQSSAAWRWAALLGFALITPVGLPAGGADRRPHEVRRRSASDPLISTRAVALRVAPEQRAPALQQLGPGEPLRVLRSWRGSSGQRWLQVEVADRRGWVPAG
- the gyrB gene encoding DNA topoisomerase (ATP-hydrolyzing) subunit B, whose protein sequence is MSAESQASTKIQAAYGAEQIQVLEGLEPVRKRPGMYIGSTGPRGLHHLVYEVVDNAVDEALAGHCDQILAVLNDDGSCAVTDNGRGIPTDIHPRTGKSALETVLTVLHAGGKFGSGGYKVSGGLHGVGVSVVNALSEWVEVTVYRQDQVHTQRFERGAPIGILQSAAGEKGRTGTSVCFKPDIEIFSTGIEFDYQTLSSRLRELAYLNGGVRIVFRDDRAAARNAAGEAHEEIYFYEGGIKEYVAYMNKEKDPLHPEIIYVNREKDGVQVEAALQWCVDAYSDSILGFANNIRTVDGGTHIEGLKTVLTRTLNTFAKKRGKRKDADTNLAGENIREGLTAVLSVKVPDPEFEGQTKTKLGNTEVRGIVDTLVGEALSEYLEFNPSVIDLILEKAIQAFNAAEAARRARELVRRKSVLESSTLPGKLADCSSRDPAESEIYIVEGDSAGGSAKQGRDRRFQAILPLRGKILNIEKTDDAKIYKNTEIQALITGLGLGIKGEEFDEKNLRYHRIVIMTDADVDGAHIRTLILTFFFRYQRALVEGGYIYIACPPLYKVERGKNHTYCYNEDDLKTTIASFGEKANYTIQRFKGLGEMMPKQLWETTMDPTTRMMKRVEIEDALEADRIFTILMGDKVAPRREFIEAHSATLDLAQLDI
- the miaA gene encoding tRNA (adenosine(37)-N6)-dimethylallyltransferase MiaA; this encodes MSPTESAGQPLVIVLMGPTASGKTDLAIALAQTLDLAVLNVDSRQLYRQMDVGTAKPTAAQRGQARHELLDLRDPDQPMNLQEFRAIAEDQLKAELARKPLALLAGGSGLYLQALTQGLEPPAVPPQPQLRAQLAALGQPLCHQLLRQGDPVAAARIAPADAVRTQRAMEVLYATGRPLSSQQGATPPPWRVLELGLNPTDLTARIASRTRGLFAAGLVAETEALIKRYGAGLPLLNTIGYGEARRQLAGELSETESIALCEQRTRQFAKRQRTWFRRRHAPIWLEERSTEGQLAQALQVVERGLG
- the infC gene encoding translation initiation factor IF-3; translated protein: MPPRPRFDRRAPVRELPNINDRISYPNLRVVDADGSQLGVITREEALEVAKDRELDLVLVSEKADPPVCRIMDYGKYKFEQEKKAKEAKKKSHQTEVKEVKMRYKIDSHDYQVRIGQAQRFLKDGDKVKCTVIFRGREIQHTALAEVLLYRMAKDLEDNAEIQQPPKREGRNMIMFLSPRKAAAPKGNSKAAAAAETAS